A window from Culex pipiens pallens isolate TS chromosome 3, TS_CPP_V2, whole genome shotgun sequence encodes these proteins:
- the LOC120414374 gene encoding cartilage oligomeric matrix protein-like isoform X1 has protein sequence MMLFATFLLLITSPVSQSSEARCGQADLIYGEVTLLRDLLHRCARCPRIASEASCISDSTPCEPPRKLCSNNPCFPDVTCEESDHYPFFSCGDCPQGYRGDGRNCTARDPCGEGPCFRGVSCTWVDKVPFFECGDCPPGFEGDGRSCSPEDVCGDEPCFPSVNCSWTERDPFYECGPCPTGFVGDGMTCSRNPCLENSCYGGVNCQMVPSEPYFKCGDCPVGLAGDGIFCAKDSDADGYPDGADNCPRHPNSGQEDADNDGRGDACEEDVDADGVGNLADNCRYVSNPAQEDSDGDKIGDACDNCAKVSNRKQTDVDGDGRGNECDNDIDGDGLVNGRDNCPFVYNPEQEDDDGDGVGNGCDNCRVKHNPFQEDSDGNEVGDACSSEVDSDGDGFQDDLDNCPLVENCAQLDTDGDGIGDACDEDRDNDGVLNGLDNCELIPNAGQEDVNRNGIGDRCENDLDGDSIVDWKDNCPLNGAIKQADLRNFTTLSLDPKGTSQDDPYWEIRNQGTEIYQSLNSDPGLAVGLDKLEGLDFEGTFFVEPDPKFVDDDFIGFVFGFVNARLFYFVSWKAGAQQYWDKWPFVAKATPGILLKLVNSRTGPGEMLRNSLWHDASVEGQTKLLWQDPEKKAWRFSTAYRWKVLHRPRIGLIRVQLYQGDRLEADSGNVFEGTIKGGRLGIYTFSQAFVTWSNLKYKCNGKRFLRFFSLVVLILLSTDGVPRDIFNQLDPSIKQNNNVTVVEESWL, from the exons ATGATGTTGTTCGCGACGTTCTTGCTTTTAATCACATCTCCAGTCTCGCAATCTAGCGAAGCTAGATG CGGTCAAGCCGACCTGATATACGGGGAGGTAACGCTGCTCCGAGACTTGCTGCACCGATGCGCCAGATGTCCACGAATTGCTTCAGAAGCCAGCTGTATCAGTGACAGTACGCCTTGCGAACCACCGCGCAAGTTGTGCAGCAACAATCCCTGCTTTCCGGACGTGACCTGCGAGGAGTCCGATCACTACCCGTTCTTCAGCTGTGGTGACTGCCCGCAGGGCTATCGAGGCGATGGTCGCAACTGTACGGCGCGAGATCCTTGCGGAGAAGGGCCCTGCTTTCGAGGCGTTAGCTGCACCTGGGTTGACAAGGTTCCGTTCTTCGAGTGTGGAGACTGCCCACCGGGGTTTGAAGGAGATGGTCGGAGCTGTTCACCGGAAGATGTCTGCGGTGACGAACCGTGCTTCCCGAGCGTCAACTGCTCTTGGACGGAACGGGATCCGTTCTACGAGTGCGGACCATGTCCAACGGGGTTCGTGGGAGATGGAATGACCTGCAGCAGGAATCCTTGCCTGGAGAATTCATGCTACGGCGGAGTCAACTGTCAGATGGTACCGTCGGAACCGTACTTCAAGTGTGGCGACTGTCCGGTAGGATTAGCTGGCGACGGGATTTTCTGCGCGAAGGATAGCGACGCGGACGGATATCCGGACGGGGCGGACAACTGTCCGCGGCATCCAAACTCCGGACAGGAGGATGCGGACAACGATGGAAGGGGAGATGCTTGCGAGGAGGATGTCGATGCGGACGGCGTTGGCAATCTGGCGGACAACTGTCGGTACGTTTCGAATCCTGCGCAGGAGGACTCCGACGGGGACAAGATTGGCGATGCTTGTGACAACTGCGCAAAGGTTTCGAACCGAAAGCAGACGGACGTCGACGGTGATGGACGAGGGAATGAGTGTGACAATGACATCGATGGAGATGGACTGGTGAATGGGCGGGACAACTGCCCGTTTGTTTACAATCCAGAGCAGGAGGATGACGACGGGGACGGAGTTGGGAACGGGTGCGACAACTGTCGGGTGAAGCACAATCCGTTCCAGGAGGATTCCGATGGGAATGAGGTTGGAGACGCGTGCTCGTCGGAGGTGGATTCTGACGGAGATGGATTCCAGGATGATTTGGACAACTGTCCGCTGGTGGAAAACTGTGCCCAGCTTGACACGGATGGAGATGGAATTGGAGATGCTTGTGACGAGGACAGGGACAATGATGGAGTGCTGAATGGATTGGACAACTGCGAACTGATTCCAAACGCGGGTCAGGAGGATGTAAACA GAAACGGAATTGGCGACAGGTGCGAGAATGATCTGGATGGAGACAGCATCGTAGATTGGAAGGATAACTGTCCCCTGAATGGAGCGATCAAGCAGGCAGATTTGCGGAACTTTACAACGCTATCGCTCGATCCCAAGGGAACATCCCAGGACGATCCGTACTGGGAAATTCGCAATCAGGGAACGGAGATTTACCAGAGCTTGAACAGCGATCCCGGCTTGGCGGTAGGCCTCGACAAGCTAGAGGGGTTGGACTTTGAGGGGACGTTTTTCGTCGAGCCGGATCCAAAGTTTGTCGACGACGACTTTATAGGATTTGTGTTCGGCTTTGTCAACGCAAGATTGTTCTACTTCGTGTCGTGGAAAGCCGGCGCCCAGCAGTACTGGGACAAGTGGCCGTTCGTGGCGAAGGCTACCCCTGGAATTCTGCTCAAGCTGGTCAACAGCCGGACCGGTCCGGGAGAGATGCTCCGGAATAGCCTGTGGCACGATGCCAGTGTGGAGGGGCAGACGAAGCTACTGTGGCAAGATCCGGAGAAGAAGGCTTGGCGGTTCAGCACTGCGTACCGCTGGAAGGTGCTACATCGGCCGAGGATCGGGTTGATACGGGTTCAGCTGTACCAGGGTGACAGGTTGGAGGCGGATTCTGGTAATGTGTTTGAAGGCACTATCAAAGGGGGACGGCTAGGGATCTACACCTTCTCGCAGGCCTTCGTGACGTGGTCAAATTTGAAGTACAAGTGCAATGGTAagcgatttttgagatttttcagtttagtGGTATTGATTTTATTGTCAACAGATGGAGTTCCTCGCGATATTTTCAACCAATTGGATCCGTCAATCAAGCAGAACAATAACGTTACAGTTGTCGAGGAAAGCTGGTTGTAA
- the LOC120414374 gene encoding cartilage oligomeric matrix protein-like isoform X2 has product MMLFATFLLLITSPVSQSSEARCGQADLIYGEVTLLRDLLHRCARCPRIASEASCISDSTPCEPPRKLCSNNPCFPDVTCEESDHYPFFSCGDCPQGYRGDGRNCTARDPCGEGPCFRGVSCTWVDKVPFFECGDCPPGFEGDGRSCSPEDVCGDEPCFPSVNCSWTERDPFYECGPCPTGFVGDGMTCSRNPCLENSCYGGVNCQMVPSEPYFKCGDCPVGLAGDGIFCAKDSDADGYPDGADNCPRHPNSGQEDADNDGRGDACEEDVDADGVGNLADNCRYVSNPAQEDSDGDKIGDACDNCAKVSNRKQTDVDGDGRGNECDNDIDGDGLVNGRDNCPFVYNPEQEDDDGDGVGNGCDNCRVKHNPFQEDSDGNEVGDACSSEVDSDGDGFQDDLDNCPLVENCAQLDTDGDGIGDACDEDRDNDGVLNGLDNCELIPNAGQEDVNRNGIGDRCENDLDGDSIVDWKDNCPLNGAIKQADLRNFTTLSLDPKGTSQDDPYWEIRNQGTEIYQSLNSDPGLAVGLDKLEGLDFEGTFFVEPDPKFVDDDFIGFVFGFVNARLFYFVSWKAGAQQYWDKWPFVAKATPGILLKLVNSRTGPGEMLRNSLWHDASVEGQTKLLWQDPEKKAWRFSTAYRWKVLHRPRIGLIRVQLYQGDRLEADSGNVFEGTIKGGRLGIYTFSQAFVTWSNLKYKCNDGVPRDIFNQLDPSIKQNNNVTVVEESWL; this is encoded by the exons ATGATGTTGTTCGCGACGTTCTTGCTTTTAATCACATCTCCAGTCTCGCAATCTAGCGAAGCTAGATG CGGTCAAGCCGACCTGATATACGGGGAGGTAACGCTGCTCCGAGACTTGCTGCACCGATGCGCCAGATGTCCACGAATTGCTTCAGAAGCCAGCTGTATCAGTGACAGTACGCCTTGCGAACCACCGCGCAAGTTGTGCAGCAACAATCCCTGCTTTCCGGACGTGACCTGCGAGGAGTCCGATCACTACCCGTTCTTCAGCTGTGGTGACTGCCCGCAGGGCTATCGAGGCGATGGTCGCAACTGTACGGCGCGAGATCCTTGCGGAGAAGGGCCCTGCTTTCGAGGCGTTAGCTGCACCTGGGTTGACAAGGTTCCGTTCTTCGAGTGTGGAGACTGCCCACCGGGGTTTGAAGGAGATGGTCGGAGCTGTTCACCGGAAGATGTCTGCGGTGACGAACCGTGCTTCCCGAGCGTCAACTGCTCTTGGACGGAACGGGATCCGTTCTACGAGTGCGGACCATGTCCAACGGGGTTCGTGGGAGATGGAATGACCTGCAGCAGGAATCCTTGCCTGGAGAATTCATGCTACGGCGGAGTCAACTGTCAGATGGTACCGTCGGAACCGTACTTCAAGTGTGGCGACTGTCCGGTAGGATTAGCTGGCGACGGGATTTTCTGCGCGAAGGATAGCGACGCGGACGGATATCCGGACGGGGCGGACAACTGTCCGCGGCATCCAAACTCCGGACAGGAGGATGCGGACAACGATGGAAGGGGAGATGCTTGCGAGGAGGATGTCGATGCGGACGGCGTTGGCAATCTGGCGGACAACTGTCGGTACGTTTCGAATCCTGCGCAGGAGGACTCCGACGGGGACAAGATTGGCGATGCTTGTGACAACTGCGCAAAGGTTTCGAACCGAAAGCAGACGGACGTCGACGGTGATGGACGAGGGAATGAGTGTGACAATGACATCGATGGAGATGGACTGGTGAATGGGCGGGACAACTGCCCGTTTGTTTACAATCCAGAGCAGGAGGATGACGACGGGGACGGAGTTGGGAACGGGTGCGACAACTGTCGGGTGAAGCACAATCCGTTCCAGGAGGATTCCGATGGGAATGAGGTTGGAGACGCGTGCTCGTCGGAGGTGGATTCTGACGGAGATGGATTCCAGGATGATTTGGACAACTGTCCGCTGGTGGAAAACTGTGCCCAGCTTGACACGGATGGAGATGGAATTGGAGATGCTTGTGACGAGGACAGGGACAATGATGGAGTGCTGAATGGATTGGACAACTGCGAACTGATTCCAAACGCGGGTCAGGAGGATGTAAACA GAAACGGAATTGGCGACAGGTGCGAGAATGATCTGGATGGAGACAGCATCGTAGATTGGAAGGATAACTGTCCCCTGAATGGAGCGATCAAGCAGGCAGATTTGCGGAACTTTACAACGCTATCGCTCGATCCCAAGGGAACATCCCAGGACGATCCGTACTGGGAAATTCGCAATCAGGGAACGGAGATTTACCAGAGCTTGAACAGCGATCCCGGCTTGGCGGTAGGCCTCGACAAGCTAGAGGGGTTGGACTTTGAGGGGACGTTTTTCGTCGAGCCGGATCCAAAGTTTGTCGACGACGACTTTATAGGATTTGTGTTCGGCTTTGTCAACGCAAGATTGTTCTACTTCGTGTCGTGGAAAGCCGGCGCCCAGCAGTACTGGGACAAGTGGCCGTTCGTGGCGAAGGCTACCCCTGGAATTCTGCTCAAGCTGGTCAACAGCCGGACCGGTCCGGGAGAGATGCTCCGGAATAGCCTGTGGCACGATGCCAGTGTGGAGGGGCAGACGAAGCTACTGTGGCAAGATCCGGAGAAGAAGGCTTGGCGGTTCAGCACTGCGTACCGCTGGAAGGTGCTACATCGGCCGAGGATCGGGTTGATACGGGTTCAGCTGTACCAGGGTGACAGGTTGGAGGCGGATTCTGGTAATGTGTTTGAAGGCACTATCAAAGGGGGACGGCTAGGGATCTACACCTTCTCGCAGGCCTTCGTGACGTGGTCAAATTTGAAGTACAAGTGCAATG ATGGAGTTCCTCGCGATATTTTCAACCAATTGGATCCGTCAATCAAGCAGAACAATAACGTTACAGTTGTCGAGGAAAGCTGGTTGTAA